One genomic window of Erinaceus europaeus chromosome 7, mEriEur2.1, whole genome shotgun sequence includes the following:
- the LOC132539232 gene encoding oocyte-secreted protein 2-like encodes HEYDFIYCASECGIGTQIISEHLYCFASRKSVCISPVSTEDEMKLNSSPFMADFTTTPEELELLSYSQNDTLFMVK; translated from the exons cacgagtatgATTTCATATACTGTGCTTCTGAATGTGGCATTGGAACACAGATCATTTCAGAACATCTTT aCTGTTTTGCTTCTAGGAAATCAGTGTGTATTTCACCAGTTTCTACAGAAGATGAAATGAAACTGAACTCCAGTCCTTTTATGGCTGACTTTACAACCACACCAGAAGAGTTAGAATTGCTATCTTATAGTCAGAATGATACCCTCTTTATGGTTAAATAG